The genomic segment ATCCGATGCCAAGTCCAAAGTAAAAGAACATTGGCCCAGAATGATGTTCATCTCTCTTTTCATCTCCATGCTCAGATGTATTATTGCTTCCACAATTCCTTTGAAGAGGACGCCCACATAGACCGGTGTTTCCGTCGTACATAGAGGGATTCCCTGTGTAGAGAGTGTCAAGTTGACGTCCTGATGGTATTCTTCCTGTTAGATTATTATAAGACAAGTCCAAAATGCTTAAAAATGTCAAATTTGATATGCTTGATGGGATTTCTCCAAAAAGATTGTTGTTGGAGAGGTCAAGTGACTCCAACGACTGCATGGCCCCAATCTTGTCAGGAACTTCTCCATTCAGTTGATTTCGAGATAAGTTCAGATTTACCAATCCATCGAGAGATGTTATCCCGTCTGGAATTTTACCGGTTAAATGGTTCGATGAGAGGTCAATGCTCAGTATCTCCAAAACACCCGCACCATGGTAATTGAGTTGTTGTCCCTTGGTGTCTATTAATAATTCACCAATTATATCTTGGAACCCGGCGGGAACGTCCTTGTAAGGATCCAGTATATATCTTCTTGTCATAAACGTTAGATTTGATAGATGCGGAGGTATGACACCTGATATCCAAATCCAAGCCATACAAGCTCAATTCACAGATAGATGTTGGTATCTGACCACTGATGTAATTAGAATACAATGCAATCAAATCTAGATTTGGCGCTCCAAAATTTGATGGCAAGGGTCCTGATAAAGAATTTCTCGAGATATCCAACACGCTGAGGTTTCTTGGCAATGGAGGTATTTGACCGGTTAGGTTGTTTGAACTGAAATATAGTGCATCCAATGACATGATATCCATATTTGTTGGCAAGCCATCACTGATTTGATTATTGGAGATTTCCAAGAATGTGACCTTTGAAAATGTATTACAAAACCAATCTGGAAGCCTATCTATTATACCTGTGTTTGAGATATCAAGCCGAAGAATATCCACTTGCCATTTAAGCCATGCAGGAAATAGAGGACCGACCTGGCACGATGCAAAATATGCTTCTTGTAGTCTAAACGTGGGTAGCCATTTTGAACCCACCACAATCTTCAATTGATTCTTAGATAAGTCTATGTACTCTAAGCTTTGTAAACCGTCCAAGTGTTCTTCTGTGATCGAACCATCCAAGTCATTGCCTCTTAGATCCAACTTAGTCAAATTAGCTAGCATACCTATTTCAGATGGCACATGTCCAGTGAGGTGGTTGGCAGAGAGGTCAAGGGTCCTCAAATGTGCAAAATGCCATATAAATGCTGGGAGAGGTCCAGTAATGTTGTTACCACTGAGAACAAGAGTGACTATACTGGCCAAGTGCCCCATGTTGCTTGGTAGGAACCCTACCAGGTAGTTTGACTGTAGATGCAACTCCTGCAACTTGTTTGATGAACACTGCGGCAACCTCTCAATCAACTCTGTTATATTTCCATATGAAAGAGATGCATCAAGAGCTAGAACAGTCAAGTTGCATAGGTTCTTCAAGTTTGTCGTCGTCATGCTCAAGTTATTATTACTATTATATGACAACTCTAGTACTTGAAGGGATACCATGTCTCCCAGCGTACTTGGAAGTTGTCCGTACAGCTCAGTTCCCGGGAGAGGTACACTAGGCTTCTTAGGTTCCAAAACCAACAAGATGCAACTGGGTGGTGAAAGCTATTCAAGGAGAGATCGAGCTCCTCAAGGTTTGTAAGGTTAAGGCGTGGGAGCGATTGGTTTGCACTTGTTAGCGAGCAATCATCGAGAATAAGGACCCTCAAACAAGGCAACATATTCACCACATACGGCCAGTCAGTTACCATGCCAAGATTTACCGACCCCATGTTGAGGTACTGCAACAAAGGTAGGTGTGTTAACCACGAGAGATCAGTAGAGTACATGTACTGCTCCTGCGAACCAGTGTTTGAAAGATCAAGATACTGCAGCTTTGAGAGGTTGCCAAGCTGAGGAGGCACCCTACCGGAAAACGGTATGTTAGAGAGGTCAAGATATCTTAGGTTCTTGAAAGATCCCAGGAACTCTGGGACTTGGCCGGTCGGCCCCTGGAGGCTGTTCATGCTGACATTGACATATTCAAGATGCTGCAAGGAGAGCAGAGAACGACTTATCTCTCCGGTCAGACCTCCGCCTCCGAGGTGCAGCTCGAGGACATGGCCCGTAAGGTTGCTGCACTGGACTCCTCCCCATTGGCAGCAGTCATGCTCATCTTCTGGCTGCCATGACGCCAGGAGGCCCCCGGGGTCGCTGGTGATGCCTTGCTTGAACGCCAGGAGGGCGTCCCTCTCCTTGGGCGCACAGGCGGCGCCCGCGTGGACGCCGGTGAAGGAAGAGGAAGCTGCTGCTATGATGACTACGAGGAGCAGGAAACCGGCGGTGGACATGCTGAAAGCTAGCATCATGTCGATTTTCAGGTGTTTTTGCAGCCGTCGGTGATTTGTAGGCAGCACCGCAGCACCGCGCTGCTATATTAACGGTCTGTTTGGTTTGCCGTATCTGAGTATGTATATATAAGAAACTTATATTCGCTCATATATTTTCGTACAGAAGTCCGTTTAATTACCTATACGTGGATGCAGTCTGTATGAGTTATCTAGCTATACGATACGTTCAAATCGAACTTCACACGCATTCAGGCTGGACGGATGCAGGATGTATGAGCTACAGTATCAGTAAAACTCACTCATCCGTCTCAATTCACCTGATTATTGTATCCACTTATACAGGCAATCAAACACATTCACAGATTCACTGTATTCACCATTGcatccactcatacaaccaactaaacattcttaaaaaaactatacgACTCTCCTAACCTATCTCCACTCAGTCAAATTATACGATACAACCCCTCTTTTACAACTAACCTCACCCTAAGCGGATGGTCAAGTCGTCCGTCAGTGATGATTTGATAGTCACCGATGCTGACGTGGTCGTCAGCGTTGGCAGTGCAACGAGGGTGACGGCCTGTGTGACTGACGAACCCGGCCGCCGCGTCGTACGTCGAGTTTTGACTGAACTGCAGCGCGTGAAGACTAAGACATACATAGTTGGATAGTCACAAATAAATACAGATTATTTTGGACATCGGCATGGCCTTAATTTCTAATACAACTTTGACAGTAGCATAATGGACAGGAAAGTCGTCGTCGATTAAATTTGGTGACTGATATGTGTGTGGAAGACGTCGGGCGTACAGTCGTTGATTGCCTACCCCAATTAACTGGTCGAAACTTCGTTGGAGGAATTTTATTGCACGTCGCCTCACGCTCGCGACATACAGGACAAACTCGACCATGCATCTACGCGCGATAGCTTCTAGTCTCGTCCAGAGAGAAGGATCGAGAGACAATTGGCTCAAGTGATCAAAGTCGTTGATTGATTTATTGACAGATATATGTATAATGTGCAGTTTCcattcgtcgtcgtcgtcgtcacgtCTAATGTAGCGATGTTGTGAATTGATAAGTTCATAGCAATTGTGCTGAAATCGACGAGAGATGGACGAGAGTTCGTCGTACGCAGGAAGCCGTGGCCGCTTTTATGTAGCCCAAGTGCTCCTTAGCTGCATCTCCCCATTGGGCTAACGGCCTCGTCGACTCTCCCGGGCGCGGCCTATTGGACCCTGCTGGGTGTAAGAAGGTGGGCCCCAACCTCGTGCCAGTGGCAATTCGGACTTCGAGGGCCCCAACCTCGTGCTGGTATTAGGTGCGTGGCTACTGCCGCGTGGAGCAATTTGTGCATTTATTTTAGTTCAACTCAATCAATTAACTAGTTATTTTGATTAgatcaaaataattaattagttaattaaataAGTGATTTGTATAAATTTACAAGTATTATActatttgtaacataaaactactaGTATTGTgactagtaacacaaaactacaattattatacatcaatttcacacaaaattagattttaattggattcatccaaCGTGGTCTTCTATtattccaaaaattctagaactttCTGttcgtgttccataatccatgttaAACCcatttaattggattcacctaaaaagaatttgtagaatttaaactaaaattatccaaaaaagctacttttataactcctaacaattgttagggcgtcaaataaaattccaaaaatctggaaaaaatcactaatatttttattatatgatggactaatttctcaaattattttcagccctaggttatatggtgaaaaagtaagttcttttgtaagtatataaatagagcatataaatggagcattacaaatgaaataactttttcaccatataaaataaggttaaaaataattttagaaattagtaaattatataataagaatataGGAAGGTATATATACTAACATACATACCCTTTTACAATTGGAAAGCACAAACTGCCATTTGAAGCATAAGTAATTTGAAATTTATCTATTCATTGTAGTTAGTTTGTACTATTTTTATTGTGTAActatctttcttttttggttcATGTGATTCTTGTTGGCTTTCATCTCTAGCCCACCCCAATTTATTGGGACTAAGTGCTTTCTTGTTGTCATTGCAGTTAGTTTATAGCGGTACAAAACTAGGAAGAAAGCTAAATAATGGACTGAATTTTCATGTAGTTAGTATGCATATATCAATTTGTTATTGATCCAAATCCAACTGTTGTGAGCAAGCAGACGTTTCCTTGACGCAGGTGGTCAGCCTTGGGTACAAATCTGTGGCACACTATCTAATCGCAACAAAGCGATCATCAGCTAACTCAGAGGATTCAAGCTCTGCTGACTCCTCGAACAAGTTGCCATCTAAATCAGAATCCTCATGCATTTCTGATCATGATTCCCCGGTTGCCAAGGAGGGCCTAGAGGATGCAGAAACAAGCAGCAAAGCTAAGCAAAACAAAGCAACTTACCGCCAAGTGAAGAACTCTGATGGTGACAAGGACGATAGCATAAGCGAGTCTGTGGTGACATCTGATTCTCAGGATGATCAGGCCAATAAGGATGCTGATTGTGCCACTCCATCTAAGCCAGCGCTGCCAAGGAAGAGGAAGTATGTTGAACGAAGAAGCCCCGACTGTGTTGCAAGCAGGCTGCGTTCTCGGTCCAACAAGCCATGAACACTTGATCTTATGAGCATAACCTTTTCTTTTGCCTGTCCGACTGTGTGCTCATTTCCTTTTGCGACGGAGAACAGACTTATTGACATAGTGTGTAGGCTCATTTGCAGTTCCTGGTGCATTTTGAGTTCGGTCGTCATTAAGTGGTAGTAGAATGATTGGGGTGCTAGTCCTTTGCAAAGCTGTGTATCAGCTTCAAACAATGGTGACTGCCAAGTGTGTTTCTGTGGGCTGTGGACCTGCTTTTTCTGATGTTCAGTGGACGTTTATCAATAACAATATGCTTATCATCAGCTAAATGTTTAATTTGTGCCGTGTGTTCGTAAGTATTCTGTTATAGTCGGCCTCTGTTAATTtttttgtgggggggggggggggtggggggaaGAGAGAGTTTGATTAATTAACCACCAGAGTTGTTACCATCAGGGACGAAACTACAGTCAACCGAGTGCACTGGCACCacggaaaaaataaaataaaatattaattattaacAATTCAATTTTATCTTTTATACACCATCTAATCCTAAACATATGCACCATCCAAGCCTAGAGATGGTGAAGTGTGTACTGAGTCTTACAATCTTTGAGCAAGAGCTCATGAATACAAGAAGGCCACCTCCGGAAGAAGAGGTACCACCGATTCAGCTTCACGCGGCACCGGGCTCCATCTGGACCGGGCCTGTGTTAAAATTGCTATACTTGTCAAGTAGACTGATACACTGGTCCATGTGAGCATGTCTATTATCTTGAATTCTTATGGTTGTGTGACCTTTGGTTCCTGTAAGTCTCacgagctttttttatttttatatttttttaacataaaaatttatttaaatatatctcGAATGAAAAGATTTAGAAAAATATACGCCTACCGCACTGCATAAACAGTACCCCGCGGTGAACAGTACTTCGAATTTCAATCttgttcaaaatagtgatgttctgttgctacaaaaatcctaaaactttttgtacgtgtttcataatctatgtgcaatccattttaattgaatttacccaaaaatcatgtgtagaatttaaactaaaattctccaaaaaaggctacttttgtaacttctaacaatttttagtgcctcaaataaatttttaaaaatctggtactattcactaatattcttattatgtgatgtgataatttctaaaattattttcagccctatattatgtggtaaaaaagtgagttcctttgtaatgcaccatttatatatatttttataatttcatatgatattcttcttttaacttaatttgaattcaaaaatatataaaactagtgctgaaaataattttagaaattatcacatcacataagaagaatattagtgaattttaccaggtttgtagaaatttatttgaagcattaacaattgttagaagttataaaagtagtcttttttggagaattttaaattctacatatgatttttgggtaaattcaattaaaaggggttgcacatggattgtggaacacgtacaaaaagttttaggatttttctagCAACAAAACATCAATATTTTGAACAGATAAGATAGGAGAGAAATTAAAATTGGCTTACCGCCCCTACTTACCGCACTCTCAGAGGGCGTTAAGTGCCTAACCGTCCTACGAGAGTGCGGTAGGcgtctatttttgtaaatcttttcatccggaatatatttaaataaatttttatgttaaaaaatataaaaataaaaactatgGATTATAGGAATTCCTAGATTATATTCATTCATTGGTTTGGTGATTGGGCTTTTGCCTAGCTGGAATTGTAGTAGAAGTGTGCAATTGTACTTGGCCCTGGCCCATCTTAGGTTGCGAaggcccaacccaacccaatcTTCCTAGACTGGGCCCAATCTCTGCCCCAACCCGGTCATGCTCAACTTGCACACTTAAAGCAGAAGAACGGTGGTGGAGGAGCTGCGAGCGTGCGGCTGGTGATGGAGGCGGTGTACGGCGACGACCGAGAGGTATCAGTGGAGCGCATTTCACGGACTGAGATGAATTGCAACTTTGAGAGATTGCCCAGCTGAGGTGGCATCCTCATAAAAAATGATACTATTTTTGTTTAGAAATAGTAAacgtattt from the Phragmites australis chromosome 19, lpPhrAust1.1, whole genome shotgun sequence genome contains:
- the LOC133901085 gene encoding LOW QUALITY PROTEIN: receptor-like protein EIX1 (The sequence of the model RefSeq protein was modified relative to this genomic sequence to represent the inferred CDS: inserted 1 base in 1 codon; deleted 1 base in 1 codon); this translates as MMLAFSMSTAGFLLLVVIIAAASSSFTGVHAGAACAPKERDALLAFKQGITSDPGGLLASWQPEDEHDCCQWGGVQCSNLTGHVLELHLGGGGLTGEISRSLLSLQHLEYVNVSMNSLQGPTGQVPEFLGSFKNLRYLDLSNIPFSGRVPPQLGNLSKLQYLDLSNTGSQEQYMYSTDLSWLTHLPLLQYLNMGSVNLGMVTDWPYVVNMLPCLRVLILDDCSLTSANQSLPRLNLTNLEELDLSLNSFHHPVASCWFWNLRSLVYLSXGTELYGQLPSTLGDMVSLQVLELSYNSNNNLSMTTTNLKNLCNLTVLALDASLSYGNITELIERLPQCSSNKLQELHLQSNYLVGFLPSNMGHLASIVTLVLSGNNITGPLPAFIWHFAHLRTLDLSANHLTGHVPSEIGMLANLTKLDLRGNDLDGSITEEHLDGLQSLEYIDLSKNQLKIVVGSKWLPTFRLQEAYFASCQVGPLFPAWLKWQVDILRLDISNTGIIDRLPDWFCNTFSKVTFLEISNNQISDGLPTNMDIMSLDALYFSSNNLTGQIPPLPRNLSVLDISRNSLSGPLPSNFGAPNLDLIALYSNYISGQIPTSICELSLYGLDLISGVIPPHLSNLTFMTRRYILDPYKDVPAGFQDIIGELLIDTKGQQLNYHGAGVLEILSIDLSSNHLTGKIPDGITSLDGLVNLNLSRNQLNGEVPDKIGAMQSLESLDLSNNNLFGEIPSSISNLTFLSILDLSYNNLTGRIPSGRQLDTLYTGNPSMYDGNTGLCGRPLQRNCGSNNTSEHGDEKRDEHHSGPMFFYFGLGIGYVVGLWVVFCALLFQKAWRIAYFRLVGRFYDKIYVFVVITWKSFTRKADVR